One window of Thermacetogenium phaeum DSM 12270 genomic DNA carries:
- the aspS gene encoding aspartate--tRNA ligase yields the protein MRNGGCLKRTHGCGELSLSLAGLEVVLMGWVHKRRDHGGIIFVDLRDRTGIVQVVFSPDIDEVAFVRAEPVRAEYVLAIRGVVRKRPEGTENPNMATGEIEVAAREIVILNVARALPFYPTEAANVDEALRLRYRYIDLRRPASWRVFSLRHQAALVIRKFLTTHDFLEVETPLLTRSTPEGARDYLVPSRVNPGSFYALPQSPQLFKQLLMIAGFERYFQFARCFRDEDLRADRQPEFTQLDIEMSFVEERDIRNLTEEMLVDLFREVLGVELKRPFPCLTYAEARKRYGTDKPDLRFNMELVDVSSLAGKSSCRVFADAVERGGVVKGIRVPEAGSFSRKMLDELSKLAVSWGARGLAWFALEENGVRSPLAKLFRPPELETLIGMMGGRTGDLLLFIADRQEVAEEVLGRLRLQLADRLGLVDNRQFSFVWITEFPLLEYNEDEKRYEAVHHPFTSPRDEDLHLLESHPERVRAKAYDLVLNGTEIGGGSIRNHRRDLQEQLFQVIGLPKEEAEEKFGFLLDALDYGAPPHGGIAFGFDRLLMLMLHLETIRDVIAFPKTQSATCLMTEAPAPVAPKQLQELHIKCLPALTDQSVKSCRQLDS from the coding sequence GTGAGAAACGGCGGATGTTTAAAACGAACTCACGGATGCGGTGAACTGTCTCTTTCCCTTGCCGGCTTGGAAGTTGTTCTCATGGGGTGGGTCCACAAAAGACGGGATCACGGGGGGATAATCTTCGTTGACCTTCGTGACCGCACGGGCATAGTTCAGGTTGTGTTTAGTCCGGATATTGATGAAGTGGCCTTCGTCAGGGCAGAACCGGTGCGTGCCGAGTATGTACTTGCCATTAGAGGTGTTGTAAGAAAACGCCCTGAGGGAACGGAGAACCCCAATATGGCCACCGGTGAGATCGAAGTAGCTGCCCGGGAAATCGTAATCCTCAACGTCGCTAGGGCCTTGCCCTTTTATCCAACAGAGGCCGCCAATGTCGATGAGGCTCTGAGATTGCGCTATCGCTACATCGATCTGCGGCGCCCTGCCAGCTGGAGGGTCTTTTCCCTGCGGCATCAAGCTGCCCTCGTCATCAGGAAATTTCTTACCACTCATGACTTTCTGGAAGTGGAAACACCTCTCCTCACGAGAAGCACTCCGGAAGGTGCCAGGGATTATCTGGTACCGAGCCGGGTCAATCCAGGCAGTTTTTATGCCCTGCCGCAGTCACCGCAGCTGTTCAAGCAGCTTCTGATGATCGCCGGTTTTGAGCGTTATTTTCAGTTTGCCAGGTGTTTCCGGGATGAAGACCTGAGAGCCGACCGCCAGCCGGAGTTTACCCAACTGGATATAGAGATGTCCTTCGTGGAGGAAAGGGATATCCGGAATCTCACCGAAGAGATGTTGGTGGACCTTTTTAGGGAAGTGCTCGGTGTCGAGCTAAAGAGGCCCTTCCCTTGCCTTACATATGCTGAGGCAAGGAAACGATACGGAACCGACAAACCTGATTTGCGCTTTAATATGGAGCTCGTGGATGTATCGTCACTGGCCGGGAAGAGCTCCTGTCGCGTTTTTGCCGATGCAGTTGAGCGAGGTGGGGTTGTGAAGGGGATAAGGGTACCGGAGGCCGGTTCTTTTAGCCGCAAGATGCTGGATGAATTGTCTAAGCTGGCTGTTAGTTGGGGCGCTCGCGGCCTTGCCTGGTTTGCCCTGGAGGAAAATGGAGTTAGGTCTCCCCTGGCAAAACTCTTCCGCCCGCCAGAGCTGGAGACTCTGATCGGCATGATGGGCGGGCGCACAGGGGATCTTCTTCTGTTTATTGCCGACCGGCAGGAGGTAGCCGAAGAGGTGCTCGGCCGGTTGCGGTTGCAACTGGCAGACCGGCTTGGTCTGGTTGATAATAGGCAATTTTCCTTTGTATGGATAACAGAATTTCCTCTCCTCGAATACAATGAAGACGAGAAAAGATACGAAGCTGTGCATCATCCTTTTACTTCTCCCAGAGATGAGGATCTGCACCTTCTGGAGTCTCATCCTGAAAGAGTAAGAGCAAAGGCTTATGATCTGGTTTTAAACGGAACGGAGATCGGCGGTGGAAGCATCAGGAATCACCGCCGCGATTTGCAGGAGCAACTTTTTCAAGTTATCGGATTGCCAAAGGAGGAGGCCGAGGAGAAGTTTGGGTTTTTACTGGATGCCCTGGACTACGGGGCACCGCCGCACGGCGGCATTGCCTTTGGTTTCGACAGGCTTTTGATGCTGATGCTGCATTTAGAAACAATCAGAGATGTGATCGCCTTTCCGAAGACGCAGAGTGCTACCTGCCTGATGACAGAGGCACCGGCTCCAGTAGCGCCGAAACAGCTACAGGAGTTGCATATTAAGTGCCTGCCGGCGTTGACCGATCAGAGCGTCAAGAGCTGCCGACAACTGGATTCTTGA
- a CDS encoding phenylacetate--CoA ligase family protein, translating to MTYWNERYECMPRSELHALQEERLRATVSRVYHEVPFYRHAFQKLGLMPGDIQTLGDLVKLPFTTKNDLRDNYPYGLFAVPMSEVVRLHASSGTTGKPTVVGYTRHDLDVWAEVMARSLTCCGAGKHSKIQNAYGYGLFTGGLGVHYGAERIGASVIPVSGGHTKRQIMIMKDFGSTILTCTPSYALYLAEVMEEMGVSKDDLSLEGGLFGAEPWSENLRKQIEGRLGILALDVYGLSEIIGPGVAVECPVKEGLHVWEDHFLVEIVDPETGEQLPPGKYGELVITTLTKEALPLLRYRTRDITRIIQEPCSCGRTHIKIDRFQGRTDDMLVIRGVNVFPSQIEEVLFRISHTEPFYQIIVDRKGQLDELEVWVEISEDVFSDEIRKLEKLEEEIRREIEAVLGISVKVKLVEPKTIERSEGKATRVIDRRQL from the coding sequence TTGACGTACTGGAATGAGAGGTATGAGTGCATGCCTCGCTCAGAGCTGCATGCCCTGCAAGAAGAACGACTGCGTGCGACTGTAAGCCGCGTTTATCACGAAGTTCCTTTCTATCGCCACGCATTCCAAAAGCTGGGGCTTATGCCCGGCGATATTCAGACCCTTGGCGATCTTGTTAAGCTTCCTTTTACCACGAAAAACGACCTGCGTGATAACTACCCCTATGGCCTGTTCGCCGTTCCCATGAGTGAGGTGGTGCGCCTCCATGCCTCATCAGGAACAACGGGGAAACCGACTGTCGTCGGTTATACACGCCATGACCTGGATGTCTGGGCGGAAGTGATGGCGCGTTCCCTGACCTGCTGCGGAGCCGGTAAGCACTCCAAGATTCAGAACGCTTACGGCTACGGGCTTTTTACAGGAGGGCTGGGTGTCCACTATGGAGCAGAGCGGATCGGCGCTTCGGTGATTCCCGTTTCCGGCGGGCACACCAAGCGGCAGATTATGATCATGAAGGATTTCGGCAGCACCATCCTCACCTGTACCCCTTCGTATGCCCTCTATCTGGCGGAAGTTATGGAGGAGATGGGGGTTTCCAAGGACGATTTGAGCCTCGAAGGAGGCCTGTTTGGAGCGGAGCCATGGTCGGAAAACCTTAGGAAACAAATCGAGGGGCGCCTCGGTATTCTTGCTCTTGATGTCTACGGGCTTAGTGAGATCATAGGTCCGGGGGTAGCTGTGGAGTGTCCGGTCAAGGAGGGGTTGCACGTCTGGGAAGACCACTTCCTGGTAGAGATTGTTGACCCGGAAACGGGGGAACAACTTCCTCCGGGAAAATACGGCGAATTAGTAATAACTACCCTAACAAAAGAAGCGCTTCCACTACTGCGCTACCGGACGCGGGATATTACCAGAATCATCCAAGAGCCCTGTTCCTGTGGACGTACCCATATCAAGATCGACCGCTTCCAGGGTCGAACCGACGATATGCTAGTCATCAGAGGTGTCAATGTCTTTCCCTCCCAGATTGAAGAGGTTCTCTTCCGTATCAGCCATACAGAGCCTTTTTATCAGATCATTGTCGATCGTAAAGGCCAGCTTGATGAGCTGGAGGTCTGGGTGGAAATATCGGAAGATGTCTTCTCCGACGAGATCAGAAAATTGGAAAAGCTGGAGGAGGAAATTCGGCGCGAAATTGAAGCCGTTTTAGGCATCAGCGTTAAGGTGAAGCTGGTTGAGCCGAAAACTATCGAGCGCTCAGAGGGTAAGGCGACGCGGGTCATCGACCGCCGTCAACTTTAA
- a CDS encoding ACT domain-containing protein: MPVKQITVFLENKCGRLASVTRVIGDQGINIRAFSVADTTDFGILRLIVNEPDRAYEALRKANFTVRMTEVIAVQIPDRPGGLADVLDLMQEAGINIEYMYAFVAQVSGDALAVFRVENTRVAEQLMLGKGIKVLSGEEVYNL; the protein is encoded by the coding sequence TTGCCTGTCAAGCAGATAACCGTTTTTTTGGAGAACAAGTGCGGTAGGCTGGCAAGTGTAACCAGGGTCATCGGCGATCAGGGAATTAATATTCGGGCCTTCTCCGTGGCGGATACGACAGATTTTGGGATCCTGCGCCTGATCGTCAACGAACCGGACAGGGCCTACGAGGCCCTCCGAAAAGCAAATTTTACCGTGAGAATGACCGAGGTGATTGCCGTACAGATCCCCGACAGGCCGGGAGGCCTGGCAGATGTCCTTGATTTGATGCAGGAAGCCGGGATCAATATAGAATATATGTATGCGTTTGTCGCCCAGGTGTCCGGGGACGCCCTGGCGGTGTTCCGGGTGGAGAACACCCGGGTTGCCGAACAGTTAATGTTGGGAAAGGGAATAAAGGTGTTGAGCGGAGAGGAGGTCTACAACCTTTAA
- a CDS encoding M28 family metallopeptidase, with protein MEGKKFNKRKLLNLVIFLVLGAVLLAAVPRWLTALPGVKESATGKVAPSGELAFFHVRKLAAPEFQGRAPGSRGADYAARYIASQLRRSGCRPAGEAGTFFQSLRIPCFTLLKRGLRWKPVVREEEFLLSDNVLAAIGPAEGGSVPQTVIISAHYDHLGAYGPGYFPGANDNASGVAVLLEAARVLTAEEEALPFPVIFAAWTGEEEGMYGSRHFASRFSPERIKAVINLDSLGTGSPVSFLVWTKDRKNRLLPIVEEAAREVGVAVDVRVLSSSSGYNSDHWAFAEDGIPAVTILSPDWLEKNHTFEDIPERIVPSKLENGVRLVVKMVEKLAERER; from the coding sequence ATGGAAGGGAAAAAATTTAACAAAAGAAAGCTGTTGAACCTCGTTATTTTTCTTGTGCTGGGGGCAGTGCTGCTGGCGGCGGTTCCTCGCTGGCTGACAGCGCTCCCTGGAGTGAAGGAGTCTGCAACAGGGAAAGTTGCCCCATCGGGTGAATTAGCTTTCTTTCATGTTCGGAAACTGGCAGCTCCCGAGTTTCAAGGAAGAGCTCCCGGAAGCAGGGGGGCCGACTATGCGGCACGATATATTGCCTCGCAGCTCCGGAGAAGCGGGTGCAGGCCTGCAGGGGAGGCAGGTACCTTCTTCCAGAGCTTACGAATACCCTGCTTTACCCTGTTGAAGAGGGGTTTGCGCTGGAAGCCAGTTGTCCGGGAGGAGGAGTTTCTGTTAAGCGATAACGTCTTGGCTGCGATCGGCCCCGCAGAAGGGGGATCGGTTCCCCAAACGGTAATCATTTCGGCTCATTATGATCACCTCGGTGCCTATGGACCCGGTTATTTTCCCGGTGCCAATGACAACGCATCAGGGGTCGCTGTACTGCTGGAGGCGGCACGAGTGCTAACTGCAGAGGAGGAAGCCTTGCCCTTCCCGGTGATCTTCGCGGCATGGACCGGTGAGGAGGAGGGCATGTACGGATCACGGCACTTTGCCTCCCGCTTTTCACCTGAGAGGATAAAGGCAGTCATCAACCTTGATTCTTTGGGTACGGGTAGCCCGGTGAGCTTCCTCGTCTGGACAAAAGACCGAAAGAACCGGTTGCTGCCTATAGTGGAGGAAGCTGCCCGGGAAGTCGGCGTTGCTGTTGACGTCAGGGTTTTGTCTTCGAGTTCCGGTTATAACAGCGATCATTGGGCGTTTGCTGAAGATGGTATCCCGGCGGTAACCATTCTCTCTCCGGACTGGCTCGAAAAAAACCACACCTTTGAGGACATCCCGGAGCGAATCGTTCCCAGTAAACTGGAAAATGGGGTTAGACTGGTTGTGAAGATGGTTGAAAAACTGGCTGAAAGGGAGAGATAG
- a CDS encoding uroporphyrinogen decarboxylase/cobalamine-independent methonine synthase family protein: MKFSPCGLATGIGSLPHTDPAAAVSIVKKFFPVIPHWPQLPKLSAKEFYYTQFLQVLLDLGLLKVEKGTRACFLDEEPDWPERLAGFYDLYLRATEGDEAALRRFAFSPGAAEGFYHFCRELQRSGLETARYLKGQVVGLLTAAFQITDQKGVPSYYNPMLRDVILKQLSLQALWQVRTLSSFGLPVMIFMDDPVIDSYGRYDRIGVDRGDVQDVLAEFASCVRGAGGLAGVHSCSDLDWSLLLEADVDVISFDTYQFADSFLLFPDLIRGFMERGGVIAWGIVPTDGNALSCEDTASLRGRMHRLLQDLIDKGVTARLLYTQSLITPACGAGTLTEPQAERIYSLTAELSNEWKAIID; the protein is encoded by the coding sequence ATGAAATTCTCACCTTGCGGTCTGGCGACTGGGATCGGCAGCTTGCCGCATACCGATCCGGCTGCAGCAGTATCCATTGTCAAAAAATTTTTTCCTGTAATCCCCCACTGGCCGCAGCTCCCCAAATTGTCGGCTAAGGAATTTTACTACACTCAGTTTCTTCAGGTGTTATTGGACTTGGGGCTGCTGAAGGTGGAAAAGGGGACGCGTGCTTGCTTCCTCGATGAGGAACCGGACTGGCCTGAGCGCCTAGCCGGTTTCTATGACCTCTACCTCCGGGCTACCGAAGGGGATGAGGCAGCACTGCGCAGATTTGCTTTTTCTCCGGGAGCTGCTGAGGGATTTTATCATTTCTGCCGAGAACTGCAGCGCTCTGGTCTGGAAACTGCCAGATATTTGAAAGGGCAGGTGGTAGGCCTGCTCACAGCCGCCTTCCAGATTACCGATCAGAAAGGAGTGCCGTCCTACTATAACCCGATGCTGCGAGATGTTATTCTCAAGCAGCTCTCTCTGCAGGCGCTCTGGCAGGTTAGGACCCTGAGTAGTTTCGGTCTTCCCGTTATGATCTTCATGGACGACCCCGTCATCGACAGCTACGGGAGATATGATCGGATCGGCGTCGATAGAGGGGATGTGCAGGATGTACTGGCGGAATTCGCATCCTGCGTACGCGGCGCCGGGGGTCTTGCGGGGGTGCATTCCTGTTCCGATCTGGACTGGTCGCTGCTACTGGAGGCCGACGTTGATGTCATCAGCTTTGATACCTATCAGTTTGCAGACAGCTTTTTGCTTTTTCCGGACCTGATCAGGGGTTTTATGGAAAGAGGGGGAGTGATAGCCTGGGGTATTGTTCCTACCGATGGGAATGCCCTTTCCTGTGAGGATACCGCTTCTTTGCGAGGACGGATGCACAGGTTGTTGCAGGATCTGATTGACAAAGGGGTCACAGCTCGACTGCTCTATACGCAGAGCTTGATCACTCCTGCCTGTGGGGCAGGAACGCTGACGGAACCCCAGGCAGAGCGCATTTACAGCTTGACTGCAGAGCTGTCAAATGAGTGGAAAGCCATCATTGATTGA
- the mraZ gene encoding division/cell wall cluster transcriptional repressor MraZ, with product MFIGEYHHNLDSKGRVILPAKFRACLGERCITTRGLDHCLFVFPMEEWRQLEQKLKSLPLTRPEARAFSRFFFSGATECELDAQGRVLIPPSLREYASITREVAIIGVSSRIEIWAADRWSEYCAGAEETYEELAEKMGEGGAFGG from the coding sequence TTGTTCATAGGGGAATACCACCACAATCTTGACAGCAAAGGGCGTGTGATTCTCCCGGCGAAATTCAGGGCCTGCCTGGGAGAACGCTGCATCACCACGCGCGGTCTGGATCACTGTCTTTTCGTATTCCCCATGGAAGAATGGCGGCAGCTGGAGCAGAAGCTGAAGTCTCTACCCCTTACTCGTCCCGAAGCCAGAGCTTTCTCCCGCTTCTTTTTCTCCGGTGCCACTGAGTGCGAACTGGACGCTCAGGGGCGCGTCCTGATTCCTCCCTCACTTCGGGAATATGCGTCAATAACCAGGGAGGTTGCCATTATTGGGGTTTCCTCCAGAATCGAGATCTGGGCGGCGGACCGCTGGTCCGAATACTGTGCCGGTGCCGAGGAAACATATGAAGAACTGGCAGAAAAAATGGGAGAAGGCGGTGCTTTTGGTGGCTGA
- the rsmH gene encoding 16S rRNA (cytosine(1402)-N(4))-methyltransferase RsmH — translation MKNWQKKWEKAVLLVAEVEHIPVMLETALDLLALKEGCTYVDCTLGGGGHAGEILRRIGPRGRLIGFDKDGKALERIKDVLAPYLDRVTLVKCDFRHLAVVLKKLGVIQVDGILFDLGVSAYQLLDPERGFSYNYDAPLDMRMDEGSQTTAKDLVNSLSERELADIIFRYGEEKWARRIARFIVERRESAPITTTHQLVEIIKDAIPAAARRKGPHPARRTFQALRIAVNDELAGIEEGIRAGIPFLSAGGRIVVITFHSLEDRIVKNIFREYAGASILQIITKKPLVPSPAECRQNPRARSAKLRAAEKLPSIM, via the coding sequence ATGAAGAACTGGCAGAAAAAATGGGAGAAGGCGGTGCTTTTGGTGGCTGAGGTAGAGCACATTCCGGTGATGCTGGAAACAGCCCTTGATCTGCTGGCGCTCAAGGAAGGATGCACTTATGTTGACTGCACTCTCGGCGGCGGCGGGCACGCCGGGGAAATACTCCGCCGTATCGGTCCTCGAGGGCGTCTGATCGGTTTTGATAAGGACGGCAAGGCACTTGAACGCATAAAGGATGTGCTCGCTCCTTACCTGGACAGGGTTACCCTTGTTAAGTGTGATTTCCGCCACCTTGCGGTGGTTCTGAAAAAGCTCGGGGTTATTCAGGTAGACGGCATTTTATTTGATCTGGGAGTATCCGCCTATCAGCTACTCGATCCGGAACGGGGATTTAGCTACAACTACGATGCACCGCTGGACATGAGAATGGATGAGGGCTCTCAGACCACGGCAAAGGACCTGGTAAATTCCCTCTCGGAAAGGGAACTAGCCGACATCATTTTTCGTTACGGGGAGGAAAAATGGGCGCGCCGGATCGCCCGTTTTATCGTCGAGCGGAGAGAGAGCGCGCCTATTACGACGACCCACCAGTTGGTCGAGATCATTAAGGATGCCATACCTGCGGCAGCTCGCCGCAAAGGCCCCCATCCCGCCCGGCGCACTTTTCAAGCCCTGCGCATTGCAGTCAATGACGAACTTGCCGGGATTGAAGAAGGGATCCGGGCGGGTATACCTTTTTTATCTGCCGGGGGAAGAATTGTTGTGATAACTTTTCACTCCCTGGAGGACCGGATAGTCAAGAATATTTTCAGGGAGTACGCCGGTGCTTCCATTTTACAAATTATCACCAAAAAGCCCCTGGTGCCCTCCCCAGCAGAGTGCAGGCAGAACCCGAGAGCGCGCAGTGCTAAGTTGCGGGCTGCCGAAAAGTTGCCGTCCATTATGTAA
- the ftsL gene encoding cell division protein FtsL, which produces MAEKRQSLRHSHLWTQTRPLSRPRARLKAVVYIKIVGVILFGFAFGLFYIYKHSQVAAIGYQIESTKQSIAALQRENKRLELMVAELQSPERVEEIARSKLGMKEPADVVLAALPAEASLLSESEEAESKEAQLEQDKERANALTRVAEQLIGRAEASPR; this is translated from the coding sequence TTGGCAGAAAAGAGACAATCCCTTCGGCATTCTCACCTCTGGACACAGACGAGACCGCTGAGTAGGCCGCGAGCACGGCTGAAGGCTGTTGTCTACATAAAGATTGTCGGCGTTATCCTTTTTGGCTTTGCCTTTGGACTTTTTTACATATACAAGCACAGCCAGGTAGCGGCGATCGGATACCAGATTGAGTCGACAAAACAGAGTATTGCTGCTTTGCAAAGAGAAAACAAGCGTTTAGAATTAATGGTGGCGGAGCTTCAAAGCCCGGAACGGGTAGAGGAGATCGCCAGATCGAAACTGGGGATGAAAGAACCGGCAGATGTAGTGCTCGCCGCTCTACCGGCGGAGGCATCTCTTCTATCTGAGAGCGAGGAAGCTGAGAGCAAAGAAGCTCAATTAGAGCAGGACAAGGAACGGGCTAATGCCTTGACCCGGGTGGCCGAGCAATTGATAGGCAGAGCCGAAGCTTCGCCGCGCTGA
- a CDS encoding PASTA domain-containing protein codes for MLLDLRPPESTANGKREVPNLQGKTLRDAAELLGMMGLVLVPEGDDLPTGIAVEQDPQPGTSLPAGGRVRVKFRPPPNIEVEP; via the coding sequence GTGCTCCTCGACCTGCGCCCTCCTGAATCCACTGCCAATGGCAAGCGGGAAGTCCCCAATCTCCAGGGAAAGACCCTGCGGGATGCGGCAGAGCTGCTGGGGATGATGGGTCTTGTGCTTGTCCCTGAAGGGGACGACTTGCCGACGGGGATCGCCGTAGAGCAGGACCCGCAACCCGGCACATCTCTTCCGGCAGGGGGGCGTGTCAGGGTCAAATTCCGCCCTCCACCCAACATCGAAGTTGAGCCATGA
- a CDS encoding UDP-N-acetylmuramoyl-L-alanyl-D-glutamate--2,6-diaminopimelate ligase gives MAIPFHYLLHGVDIVAARGLHVPVAGVHYDSRQVRPGYIFVCIVGYRTDGHLYIQDAIARGAAGFVIEKDVPLPPGVPYARVRSSRRALAVIGANYYGQPSRSLTVIGVTGTNGKTTTSHLIEAVLRARGEHTGLIGTIWIKMGDDKQPVERTTPESLDLQRILREMVNSGISAVTMEVSSHALYLDRVAECEFDIGVFTNLTQDHLDFHGNLKDYLAAKMRLFQGLGEKRTKKRPSYAVVNCDDPAGRAIVQNTKVPVITYGIREEADVRARDVRLTGEGSDFIVSCREGDIPFKVSLPGEFNVFNSLAAICVGLREGVPVPLLQDVLREIKGVPGRFQRVDEGQNFTVIVDYAHTPDGLENVLRTARRIAPGRLITVFGCGGDRDAGKRPLMGRISGELSDYSVLTSDNPRTEDAESIIRMIEKGIKEVNNASYTVILERYEGIRHALHYAREGDIVVIAGKGHENYQIIGDQVIPFDDYQVAKEILQKEIVS, from the coding sequence ATGGCAATACCATTCCATTATTTGCTGCACGGAGTCGATATTGTAGCGGCCAGGGGATTGCATGTTCCCGTAGCAGGAGTCCATTATGATTCCCGCCAGGTGCGGCCGGGGTATATCTTTGTTTGTATAGTAGGTTATCGCACCGATGGCCATCTCTACATCCAGGATGCCATTGCCCGGGGAGCGGCCGGTTTCGTCATCGAAAAGGACGTTCCTCTGCCTCCGGGTGTACCTTATGCCAGGGTCAGAAGTTCTCGCCGGGCACTGGCAGTGATAGGGGCGAACTACTACGGTCAACCGAGCCGGTCACTCACCGTGATCGGGGTTACCGGTACCAATGGCAAAACTACGACCTCTCATTTGATAGAAGCGGTATTACGTGCCCGGGGGGAGCACACCGGACTGATTGGAACGATTTGGATTAAGATGGGTGATGATAAGCAACCGGTGGAGCGGACGACTCCGGAATCTTTAGACCTGCAGCGGATTCTCCGGGAGATGGTTAACTCCGGTATCAGTGCTGTTACCATGGAGGTTTCCTCCCATGCCCTCTATCTCGATCGGGTGGCAGAGTGTGAATTCGACATCGGGGTTTTTACAAATTTAACACAGGACCATCTCGATTTTCACGGAAATCTTAAAGATTACCTGGCTGCAAAAATGCGTCTTTTTCAGGGGCTGGGAGAGAAGAGGACGAAAAAACGCCCTTCTTATGCTGTTGTTAATTGCGATGACCCAGCCGGAAGGGCGATAGTGCAGAATACTAAGGTGCCGGTTATCACGTATGGAATCCGGGAAGAAGCGGATGTCAGAGCCAGGGATGTGCGGCTCACAGGGGAGGGAAGCGATTTTATTGTTTCCTGCAGAGAGGGTGACATTCCCTTTAAGGTTTCTCTCCCCGGAGAGTTCAATGTTTTTAACAGCCTTGCCGCCATCTGTGTGGGGCTGAGAGAGGGTGTGCCCGTTCCTCTCCTGCAGGATGTTCTGCGGGAGATAAAGGGTGTTCCCGGGCGCTTTCAGCGGGTTGATGAGGGGCAGAATTTTACTGTGATTGTGGATTATGCGCATACCCCTGACGGCCTTGAAAATGTTCTAAGAACCGCCCGCCGGATCGCACCCGGTCGATTAATAACCGTCTTCGGGTGCGGAGGGGACCGGGATGCCGGCAAGCGCCCCTTGATGGGAAGGATTTCCGGGGAGTTGAGCGACTATTCTGTGCTCACCTCCGATAACCCCCGAACCGAGGATGCTGAAAGCATCATCCGGATGATCGAGAAAGGGATCAAAGAGGTTAACAACGCTTCTTACACGGTCATCCTGGAGCGCTATGAGGGGATCCGGCATGCCCTCCACTACGCCAGAGAAGGGGATATCGTTGTTATAGCCGGAAAGGGGCATGAAAATTATCAAATAATTGGGGATCAGGTGATCCCCTTCGATGATTATCAGGTTGCTAAGGAGATACTGCAAAAGGAGATCGTAAGCTGA